From the genome of Fusarium oxysporum f. sp. lycopersici 4287 chromosome 3, whole genome shotgun sequence, one region includes:
- a CDS encoding CMGC/CDK/CDC2 protein kinase, translating into MDNYQKLEKIGQGACGAIFKARDLANEGRIVALKKIHLEAEGEGVPSTSIREISLLKELQHPNILRLLNIVHADYHNLYLVFELLDIDLKRYMETLPASDGGRGKVLPEGSLAYLMQLGMDDMVVRKFMYQLCAGVKYCHSHRILHRDLKPANLLIDKEGNLKLADFGLARAFGVPLRPYTHDVVTLWYRAPELLLDGKQYSTGVDMWSVGCIFAEMCVRKPLFPGDSEIDEIFKIFRTLGTPTEDVWPGVTSYRDFKSSFPKWQRNYDQALCDNLNKASLELLDMTLIYNPARRISAKQACNHPYFEGFLA; encoded by the exons GTGCTTGCGGTGCTATTTTCAAGGCTCGTGACCTTGCAAATGAGGGACGAATTGTCGCATTGAAAAAAATACATCTTGAAGCCGAGGGCGAGGGCGTACCGAGCACTTCCATCCGGGAGATTTCTCTCCTCAAGGAACTGCAGCACCCTAACATCTTgcgtcttctcaacatcgtTCACGCTGATTACCACAATCTTTACCTCGTTTTCGAATTACTTGATATCGACCTGAAAAGGTACATGGAGACCTTACCGGCCAGTGACGGTGGACGAGGCAAGGTGCTTCCGGAGGGATCATTGGCATACCTCATGCAACTAGGCATGGATGACATGGTGGTTAGAAAATTCATGTACCAACTTTGTGCTGGCGTCAAATACTGTCACTCCCACCGTATCTTGCACCGAGATCTGAAGCCCGCTAATCTCCTCATCGACAAGGAAGGAAATCTCAAGTTAGCCGATTTTGGGCTGGCACGAGCGTTTGGTGTGCCTCTGCGCCCATACACTCATGATGTCGTGACGCTCTGGTACCGAGCACCTGAACTTCTACTGGACGGAAAACAATACTCGACGGGTGTTGATATGTGGTCTGTCGGCTGTATCTTTGCAGAGATGTGCGTTCGAAAGCCGCTGTTTCCTGGTGACTctgagattgatgagatctTTAAAATCTTCCG CACATTGGGCACTCCTACGGAAGACGTTTGGCCTGGAGTTACCTCGTACCGCGATTTCAAGTCCTCGTTTCCTAAGTGGCAACGTAACTACGATCAGGCCCTCTGCGATAACCTCAACAAAGCAAGCCTCGAACTTCTCGATATGACGCTGATCTACAATCCGGCTAGACGCATTTCGGCTAAACAGGCCTGCAACCACCCTTACTTTGAAGGCTTTCTTGCGTAG